Proteins encoded together in one Penaeus vannamei isolate JL-2024 chromosome 41, ASM4276789v1, whole genome shotgun sequence window:
- the LOC113816289 gene encoding sialate:O-sulfotransferase 1 produces MAPAGRASRQRVFVGAAVLTAAFILLVTIRLKRQSGDDVMSSREIMNAIKNAVNYAVDNSFISTANDGKIAVKWDPNGRTYRLWKDSSSANCSQYQTRFALGLPRTYLVSFPGSGNTWTRYLLEAASGIFTGAVYNDKVLRQSGYLGEADAPDSGRTLVQKTHGKAFYRRRSTMKERYEVIRADLPCILIIRNPARALIAYWKFIQIHTRDRQIAQLDEKKFKTEEFHYYVKQATITWEQLISDRLLWSSAPVHVVYYEQLVQDPIFYVKEMLEFLRIPADENRLRCLENHLEGSFKRPHRNESDPYEPEEKAAMSYAVQRVRRLLNLLGYPEMPNYEELV; encoded by the exons ATGGCCCCAGCAGGAAGAGCTTCGAGACAGCGGGTTTTCGTCGGTGCTGCGGTGCTGACGGCAGCTTTTATCCTTCTGGT AACAATCCGACTGAAGCGACAGAGCGGTGATGACGTCATGAGCTCTCGAGAAATTATGAATGCTATAAAGAATGCTGTAAATTATGCAGTTGATAACAGTTTTATTTCCACAGCGAACGACG GAAAAATTGCGGTTAAGTGGGACCCAAACGGTAGGACTTATCGCCTGTGGAAAGACAGTTCTTCTGCTAATTGCTCTCAGTACCAAACCAG ATTTGCCCTGGGATTGCCGAGGACGTACCTGGTCTCCTTTCCCGGTTCTGGCAACACCTGGACGAGGTATCTGCTGGAGGCTGCGTCGGGGATCTTCACTGGCGCTGTCTACAACGATAAAGTGCTCAGACAATCTG GCTACCTCGGGGAAGCCGACGCCCCCGACAGCGGCCGAACCCTCGTCCAGAAGACCCACGGGAAGGCCTTCTACAGGAGGAGAAGCACCATGAAGGAGCGATACGAGGTGATAAGGGCGGATCTTCCTTGCATCCTTATCATCAGGAACCCGGCGAg AGCTTTAATAGCCTATTGGAAGTTCATTCAGATCcacacgagagacagacagatagcacaGTTGGATGAAAAAAAATTCAAGACGGAAG aATTCCACTATTACGTTAAGCAAGCGACGATAACGTGGGAACAGCTGATCTCCGACCGGCTGTTGTGGAGCTCCGCCCCCGTCCACGTGGTCTACTACGAACAGCTGGTCCAGGATCCCATTTTCTATGTTAAGGAAATGCTCGAGTTTCTCAG AATCCCCGCAGACGAAAATCGCCTCCGCTGCCTCGAGAACCACCTAGAAGGCTCATTCAAGCGGCCCCACAGGAACGAATCTGACCCTTACGAACCGGAGGAAAAGGCCGCCATGTCCTACGCCGTTCAGAGAGTCAGACGTCTGCTGAACCTGCTCGGTTATCCGGAAATGCCGAATTATGAGGAGCTGGTGTGA